From a region of the Podospora pseudopauciseta strain CBS 411.78 chromosome 7 map unlocalized CBS411.78m_7, whole genome shotgun sequence genome:
- a CDS encoding uncharacterized protein (EggNog:ENOG503P7D9) has product MPLQQNTFVVVPNPVTFQQALAMDGPESKPPMTTKQAQKAYREANRLPKMTKAERLRRERAERERERKEEEKLKASKRAKVLRDRKKERELELAEERRRQGLPLVRVRPSQATLSTFFKGNGVSRKRDSDAYQADRPAMMEVENKENLTPVGSPSESASIKRQRLGETQSQQDFLQRDELAAAFLHPSNSPEELLEALIDDFPTASQAARELEEPRVETTEPSSPVRRGPPAFMKSSPLHRSVLKQALASSQRNLAPPLDALPDPVVDDDTGYVRPITSQDLVFSSQEVWDPEFEDDEPILVQDGQKQPDVVSDPINDSSPHVPTGRVSLPNRAMADQISSEPVGEPSARVGRQTEDTLDGFTYSQFFTSSFNSADEGVGQPQPLNSPPCEPEPPKRSRSPQRPFGSSGNGIAILTARAAELQAEKEAEEERRKQAALERERQRRLQNFMERSREEERLFAQQAAATTELFTSQHGGTRNGDSMAPLSQESDYGADWTLDNIELMDSLVAPVEAGSQDSDEYGPAWTLDNVELLEAQVRGNA; this is encoded by the coding sequence ATGCCGCTACAACAAAACACGTTTGTTGTGGTGCCCAACCCTGTCACTTTCCAGCAAGCGCTCGCTATGGACGGTCCGGAGTCCAAACCTCCAATGACCACCAAGCAAGCTCAGAAGGCCTATCGGGAAGCCAATAGGCTGCCCAAAATGACGAAAGCCGAAAGGCTACGTCGGGAACGAGCCGAGCGAGAGCGCGAgcggaaggaggaggagaaactGAAGGCCTCGAAGAGAGCCAAAGTTCTCCGTgacaggaagaaggagagggagttggagctggcggaagagaggaggcggCAGGGTTTACCTCTCGTTCGCGTGAGGCCGAGCCAGGCCACGCTCTCGACCTTTTTCAAGGGCAACGGGGTTTCGCGAAAGCGAGACTCTGACGCCTACCAAGCTGATCGGCCGGCGATGATGGAGGTAGAAAACAAGGAGAATCTGACTCCTGTTGGAAGCCCTTCCGAGTCGGCCTCGATCAAGAGACAGCGTTTGGGGGAGACTCAAAGCCAGCAAGATTTCTTGCAGCGCGACGAGCTTGCAGCAGCTTTCCTGCACCCATCCAACTCTCCGGAGGAGCTTCTTGAGGCTCTTATCGATGACTTTCCGACCGCCTCCCAGGCGGCTCGGGAGTTGGAAGAGCCGCGGGTGGAGACCACGGAGCCGTCGTCACCGGTTCGCAGAGGTCCACCGGCATTCATGAAGTCCTCTCCTTTGCACCGATCGGTGTTGAAGCAGGCCCTTGCGAGCAGCCAGAGAAATCTGGCACCGCCGCTAGACGCCCTGCCAGACCCGGTCGTCGATGACGACACCGGGTATGTTCGTCCTATCACTTCCCAAGATTTGGTGTTCTCGAGTCAGGAGGTTTGGGATCCTGAATTCGAGGACGATGAGCCGATCTTGGTGCAAGATGGACAGAAGCAACCGGACGTCGTCAGCGACCCTATCAATGACAGTTCCCCGCATGTTCCCACGGGGAGGGTTTCATTGCCCAACCGGGCGATGGCTGATCAGATCAGTTCGGAACCGGTTGGGGAGCCGTCCGCGCGAGTTGGAAGACAGACAGAAGATACGCTGGACGGTTTTACGTACAGTCAGTTCTTCACGTCGTCCTTCAACTCTGCGGACGAGGGGGTTGGGCAGCCCCAGCCTCTCAACTCGCCACCTTGCGAGCCAGAACCTCCCAAGCGGTCTCGGTCACCCCAACGGCCCTTTGGATCCAGCGGGAACGGGATCGCTATCCTTACGGCTAGGGCTGCAGAGCTCCAAGCCGAGAAGGAAGCGGAGGAAGAACGGCGAAAGCAGGCGGCGCTGGAGCGCGAGCGGCAGCGGCGTCTTCAGAACTTCATGGAGCgttcgagggaggaggagcggctGTTTGCTCAGCAGGCGGCTGCTACCACCGAACTCTTCACGTCACAGCACGGCGGGACACGAAATGGGGATAGCATGGCACCGCTGAGCCAAGAGTCAGACTACGGGGCTGACTGGACGCTCGATAACATCGAGCTGATGGACAGCTTGGTGGCTCCGGTGGAGGCTGGGTCGCAAGACTCCGATGAATATGGACCAGCTTGGACGCTCGATAACGTCGAGTTGTTGGAGGCCCAGGTCCGCGGTAACGCTTAG
- the BNA5_1 gene encoding Kynureninase (L-kynurenine hydrolase) (EggNog:ENOG503NUB7; COG:E): MDSLTAAFRNGQKPSFPAEAGTLEYAQSLDQQDKLGHLRKEFNIPTRTSLKKKALNGVSPGENDSEDEKSIYFVGNSLGAQPKAVRRALESQLETWASIGVNGHFSTLENSPLSSWQDLAESCARKSVDLVGAAVPEEIIYMNTLTANLHLMMASFYKPTAERHKVIIEWKPFPSDWYAIQSQIRHHNLSPSTSLIEIQPTPDLYLTTESILATITEHAPSTALVLLPGIQYYTGQLLDIKTITAHAHSLGIPCVGWDLAHAAGNVPLCLHDWNVDFAVWCTYKYINAGPGSTAGLFLHQKHHSRNLDRLEGWYGADKSVRFLMEKEFQPGKGASGWQLSNPSAIDLASVSAALGLFESVGERYMERLRGKAVVLTGYLECLLEGLIRGGVGRKGEEQAFRIITPGNPLERGTQLSLMLREGILEGVSKVLAEEGVVCDARKPDVIRVAPVPMYCRFEDVWKFVEIFKGALARA; the protein is encoded by the exons ATGGATTCTCTCACAGCAGCCTTCCGGAACGGCCAGAAGCCGTCATTTCCAGCTGAAGCGGGAACTCTTGAATACGCTCAAAGTCTTGATCAGCAAGACAAGCTTGGCCATCTCAGAAAAGAATTCAATATTCCCACGAGGACTtcgttgaagaagaaggctctAAATGGGGTCAGTCCAG GGGAAAACGACAGTGAAGATGAAAAGAGCATCTACTTTGTTGGAAACTCCCTCGGCGCTCAGCCAAAAGCTGTGAGAAGAGCCCTTGAGTCACAGCTAGAAACATGGGCCAGCATCGGTGTCAACGGTCACTTTTCAACCCTCGAAAACTCGCCTCTGTCCAGCTGGCAAGACCTGGCCGAGTCTTGTGCCAGGAAATCGGTCGACCTcgttggtgctgctgtgcCAGAAGAGATCATCTACATGAACACCctcaccgccaacctccacctcatgATGGCCTCCTTCTACAAGCCAACAGCAGAAAGACACAAAGTCATCATCGAGTGGAAACCCTTCCCTTCAGACTGG TACGCCATCCAATCCCAAATCCGCCAccacaacctctccccctccacctccctcatcgaaatccaacccacccccgaCCTCTACCTCACCACCGAATCCATCCTCGCCACCATAACCGAGCacgccccctccaccgctctcgtcctcctccccggaATTCAGTACTACACCGGCCagctcctcgacatcaaAACCATCACCGCCCACGCCCACTCCCTCGGCATCCCCTGCGTAGGCTGGGACCTCGCCCACGCGGCCGGCAACGTCCCACTCTGCCTCCACGACTGGAACGTCGATTTCGCGGTGTGGTGCACCTACAAGTACATCAACGCCGGACCGGGGTCGACAGCCGGCTTGTTCCTtcaccaaaaacaccatTCCAGAAACCTGGACAGGTTGGAGGGTTGGTATGGAGCGGACAAGTCGGTTAGGTTTCtgatggagaaggagttcCAGCCTGGCAAGGGGGCGAGCGGCTGGCAGTTGAGCAACCCGAGTGCGATTGACCTGGCGAGTGTGAGTGCTgcgttggggttgtttgagtcggtgggggagaggtatatggagaggttgaggggtaaggcggtggtgctgacgGGGTATCTGGAATGTTTGCTAGAGGGGCTGATcagagggggggttgggaggaagggggaggagcaggcttTTAGGATCATCACGCCGGGGAATCCGCTCGAGAGGGGGACTCAGTTGAGTTTGAtgctgagggaggggataTTGGAGGGTGTGAGTAAAgtgttggcggaggagggggtagTGTGCGATGCAAGGAAGCCGGATGTGATTAGAGTGGCTCCGGTGCCGATGTATTGTCGGTTTGAAGATGTGTGGAAGTTTGTGGAGATATTCAAGGGAGCGTTGGCGAGGGCGTAG
- a CDS encoding uncharacterized protein (EggNog:ENOG503P5AX; COG:O), whose protein sequence is MDRSSPDLGFYSSDNHHDNNHESDSDSDLDADLDFYDNDEDHHDHHDHHDHHNHHHHHHDHAEQEEAEFQHQLHHHLHHHLHHLHQLRHVLGINLAAEPNLNHEDDYMNHIFGDSDSGGFDGVDDDSYLDNEDLDVGALLHVGDSDDDDDDESYSDHSDDSTANRESSEDSLFVDQRPSPSPSPNRLPPIAQLVPEVRRAGQLQGNRESSFGFRSLNSDEVAFLDQLVEMEVARPVRRPRTMAAARSMTPAANAEVIDLTQDDDDVRQPRPNHNPNPRRQTLNHRTPSLNRSDGSLLGNAGAADIIDLTMDDPTPPPRRQHAARAQARPNFPRPPPPLVDLVNDDGDDNLGAGGSFRAPGAFSHFVHQLQHRLQPAAMFGIHGILGLRDVTALGRNPANNPLGAHGPELNYGLHRAGQEHAAPKPAHVPPKPAREGFTRATGEASEDVAVCAGCEEELKYDPDESRADMPPQKRARNKKDNEEHHFWAVKECGHVYCKSCYEGRGRAKGKTAHFRAGPGKNKALCNVPDCESEVSSKMAWVGLFL, encoded by the exons ATGGACAGAAGCTCTCCCGACTTGGGGTTCTACTCTTCtgacaaccaccacgacaacaaccacgaaTCCGACTCTGACTCTGATTTGGACGCGGACCTCGACTTCTacgacaacgacgaggaccaccacgaccaccacgatcaccacgaccaccacaaccatcaccatcaccaccacgatCACGCCGAACAAGAGGAAGCAGAGTTCCAGCATCAGCTACACCACCACTTGCATCACCATCTGCACCACCTTCACCAGTTGCGTCACGTTCTTGGCAtcaacctcgccgccgaGCCAAACCTGAACCACGAGGACGATTATATGAACCACATTTTTGGTGACAGCGACAGCGGCGGTTTTGACGGAGTCGACGACGATAGCTATCTCGACAACGAAGATTTGGACGTGGGGGCCTTGCTGCATGTTGGGGAtagcgacgacgacgacgacgacgaaagCTATAGCGACCACAGTGACGACAGCACTGCAAATCGAGAGTCGAGTGAGGATTCTCTCTTTGTTGATCAGCGGCCttcgccctcaccctcgcctAATCGATTGCCGCCCATCGCTCAGTTGGTTCCCGAAGTCCGACGCGCAGGACAACTGCAGGGGAACAGGGAGAGCAGCTTTGGTTTTCGTTCTCTGAACTCGGACGAAGTGGCCTTTCTGGACCAGCTTGTTGAGATGGAAGTCGCAAGACCTGTGCGCCGGCCTCGCACAATGGCGGCGGCCCGCTCCATGACGCCAGCTGCCAACGCTGAGGTTATCGATTTGACacaagatgacgacgacgttCGGCAGCCGCGTCCAAACCATAACCCCAATCCTCGCCGACAAACTCTGAACCACCGCACGCCTTCCCTCAACCGCAGCGACGGTAGCCTTCTCGGAaacgccggcgccgccgACATCATCGACCTCACTATGGACGAcccgacccctcccccgcgccGACAGCATGCCGCCCGCGCCCAAGCCCGGCCCAACTTTCcacgcccccctcctcctctcgtTGACCTGGTGAACGACGATGGGGACGACAATCTCGGTGCTGGTGGCTCCTTCCGAGCCCCTGGCGCTTTCAGCCACTTTGTgcaccaactccaacacAGACTGCAGCCGGCTGCCATGTTTGGCATTCACGGCATTCTCGGACTACGCGACGTGACAGCGCTAGGCCGGAATcctgccaacaaccccctcggGGCGCATGGCCCCGAATTGAACTACGGACTCCATCGTGCCGGTCAAGAGCATGCCGCTCCCAAACCCGCCCATGTTCCGCCCAAGCCTGCCCGAGAAGGCTTCACCCGTGCCACCGGAGAGGCTAGCGAGGATGTGGCTGTCTGTGCCGGCTGtgaggaggagctcaagtACGACCCAGACGAGTCCAGGGCCGACATGCCGCCCCAGAAAAGAGCGAGGAATAAGAAGGACAATGAAGAGCACCACTTCTGGGCTGTCAAGGAGTGTGGACAC GTGTACTGCAAGAGTTGCTACGAAGGACGTGGCAGAGCCAAGGGTAAGACTGCCCACTTTCGCGCCGGGCCGGGCAAGAACAAGGCTCTATGCAACGTCCCAGATTGCGAGTCGGAGGTGTCCAGCAAGATGGCCTGGGTCGGTCTCTTTCTCTGA
- a CDS encoding uncharacterized protein (EggNog:ENOG503NUQZ; COG:C; COG:H) codes for MGSTNQKPILIVGSGISGLLLAQHLRKSSIPFRLYERDSDLDTRGLGWGLTLHWSLPAVRSLLPDDLVSRLPEAYVDRSAVEEGRPSTFPFYDLSTAELKASTPNADESQRIRVSRDKFRRLLATGLDIQFGKGATGKFETDEQNGSVQVHFEDGTVSEEGSLVVACDGGSSRLRQALFPDSEKFKIPVRLMGVKVECTPEEIEPLRKLDPYFLQGAASENDTFVYFSTLDAPGNGTGRDTYTCQIVVSWPVRDNFFNSAAPITYPETNLDSIKLIKAFASTWAEPFRSLAMTIPEQTTEVKCLDLYDWPPPKDLRTTGKVVLMGDALHPMAMYRGEGANHAIIDVKEFVDTVIPHLDGSPTDMRVALDGYEDKAVARTRPAVLASRQACLDAHEWEKIGPASPLLSKRAMNVGFDEGTMKLIV; via the exons ATGGGCAGCACCAACCAGAAACCCATCCTGATCGTGGGCTCGGGGATAAGCGGCCTCCTCCTGGCCCAACACCTCCGCAAGTCGTCCATCCCCTTCCGCCTCTACGAGCGCGACTCGGACTTGGACACTCGCGGTCTCGGCTGGGGCCTCACCCTTCATTGGTCACTGCCCGCTGTCCGGTCTCTTCTTCCTGACGATCTGGTCTCCCGTCTCCCAGAGGCCTATGTCGACCGGTCCGCCGTGGAAGAAGGGCGGCCTTCGACGTTTCCCTTTTACGACCTCAGCACTGCTGAACTGAAGGCCTCCACCCCAAACGCGGATGAGTCTCAGCGTATCAGAGTGAGCAGGGATAAGTTTCGACGGTTACTGGCCACTGGGTTGGATATCCAATTCGGAAAGGGTGCCACCGGCAAGTTCGAAACGGATGAGCAGAACGGTTCGGTTCAGGTTCATTTTGAGGATGGGACAGTGTCGGAGGAGGGAAGTTTGGTTGTTGCTTGTGACGGCGGGAGTTCACGGCTGAGACAGGCGCTGTTCCCCGACAGCGAAAAGTTCAAGATTCCGGTCCGGTTGATGGGTGTCAAGGTTGAGTGCACGCCTGAAGAGATCGAGCCGCTGAGAAAGCTTGATCCATATTTCCTCCAGGGAGCCGCGTCAGAGAATGATACGTTTGTTTACTTCAGCA CACTCGATGCCCCTGGAAACGGCACAGGCAGGGACACCTACACCTGTCAGATTGTCGTCTCATGGCCTGTTCGGGACAATTTCTTCAACTCTGCCGCCCCGATCACATATCCAGAGACGAATCTTGACAGCATCAAGTTGATCAAGGCTTTTGCGTCAACATGGGCCGAGCCGTTCCGGTCCCTCGCCATGACAATCCCTGAGCAGACGACCGAGGTGAAATGCCTGGACTTGTACGACTGGCCTCCCCCAAAGGACCTTCGGACGACTGGCAAGGTTGTCCTGATGGGAGATGCTCTTCACCCGATGGCCATGT ACAGAGGAGAAGGCGCCAACCACGCCATCATTGACGTCAAAGAGTTTGTCGACACTGTCATCCCCCACCTCGATGGATCCCCGACAGACATGAGGGTTGCACTTGACGGCTACGAAGACAAAGCGGTGGCGAGAACGAGACCTGCCGTACTTGCTTCGAGACAGGCCTGCCTGGATGCTCACGAATGGGAAAAGATTGGGCCGGCGAGTCCACTTCTCAGCAAGAGGGCGATGAACGTGGGGTTTGATGAGGGAACCATGAAGTTGATTGTCTAG
- a CDS encoding uncharacterized protein (COG:G; COG:M; EggNog:ENOG503P221), producing the protein MSSTTTTPETKTVLVIGATGKQGRAFIRSLLFPSAASTPSSPTTTTFPRSQAENWRILALTRDASAPPAQALLEEAKQHNATSKITLVEACLNTPSTLRTVFESHPNIYSVFVVLAYPGLGTPSTAQKEKAQGTLIADLAVEFGVNILVYSSAIPIGPDPSHGIDESRKQKREVEYYIEDLGKKNPGLKWIVIRPGFFYENLEGMFGAIGATMYRDGLKKETTLPMVASGDLGRVVAGLLQNPEPYFNQFLCVTSGPMTMKEVLEAHKRATGKPMPAAPGFVGWILLKINKGAQDLVKEAEINHANRMSGKLPTFEEEVERAKSVCELQTYEQWKRALASGEGGGDEMSRRVSTSSWNNLSLMKLLTGRS; encoded by the exons atgtcatcaacaacaacaacaccagaaACCAAGACCGTCCTGGTGATAGGCGCAACCGGTAAGCAAGGTCGGGCTTTCATCCGCTCCTTGCTCTTCCCTTCGGCAGcgtcaacaccatcatcacccacaaCGACAACCTTCCCTAGATCCCAAGCTGAAAACTGGCGCATCCTCGCCCTCACTCGAGACGCCTCTGCCCCACCAGCCCAGGCGCTCCTCGAAGAAGCCAAACAACACAATGCCACGTCCAAAATCACGCTTGTAGAAGCCTGCCTCAACACACCTTCCACCCTCCGGACAGTGTTTGAATCCCACCCCAACATCTACTCCGTCTTCGTCGTGCTCGCCTACCCTGGACTTGGCACACCATCAACGGcccaaaaggaaaaagcCCAGGGGACCCTGATTGCAGATCTGGCAGTGGAGTTTGGGGTCAACATTTTGGTGTACAGCAGCGCGATCCCCATCGGTCCAGATCCCAGCCATGGGATCGACGAGTCGAGGAAGCAGAAGAGAGAGGTGGAGTACTACATTGAGGacttggggaagaagaaccCCGGGCTGAAATGGATCGTGATACGGCCGGGGTTCTTTTACGAGAACCTGGAGGGCATGTTTGGGGCGATTGGAGCGACGATGTATAGGGAtgggttgaagaaggagacgACGCTTCCGATGGTTGCGTCgggggatttggggagggtggttgcTGGGTTACTACAG AACCCAGAGCCATACTTCAACCAGTTTCTCTGCGTCACGTCTGGCCCGATGACGATGAAAGAGGTGCTTGAGGCTCATAAACGGGCGACGGGGAAGCCGATGCCTGCTGCCCCGGGGTTTGTGGGTTGGATCCTgctcaagatcaacaaggGAGCGCAGGATCTGGTCAAGGAGGCTGAAATCAACCATGCCAACAGGATGAGCGGGAAGTTGCCGACttttgaagaggaggttgagcgGGCCAAGAGTGTTTGTGAGCTGCAGACATATGAGCAGTGGAAGAGGGCCCTGGCGAgcggtgagggtgggggagacgagatgtcgaggagggtgagcaCGAGCAGCTGGAACAACTTGTCGTTGATGAAGCTGTTGACAGGGCGGTCGTAG
- a CDS encoding uncharacterized protein (EggNog:ENOG503P9NV), with amino-acid sequence MTRHHRHYREGGRDQEPYEYGWDPISIPGAALPPVPVDIPIPAPAPSPPGSLVSFTPPHRDHADHPDSRSRSRSRSRSRSKSKSSRRRGFSPTPSTTPPNPRPVSRRSVTGRSMIGMPTAATVIGSGYREKGWDYDEVDTPRTPRQRHRDFEKGGYFEDRGTANLKSRWDRTSQLHSAVLIPPPSSGYRHARSRSLSISRTSPSSSVSSSPEFFGIGGFPPIKTSEHRHRKDNKHHNHHAPSKKHHPRSSQPQPWYQHDVASHSSPRVALAEAGWPLTTSRPVSRSPPTHEPYVQEYSRYGHHGSAGQNGSREYRPQHFGGYVAVDNLHHFPEKNDLRMGLQRMGLASTSALTEPNTNRTRRKVTGTARKRSESSSRVAETDDGVRERLPPTGQQYKEVHCLILTWSFHDLRAEDYMAPPAADYISLEDESERLIKTLKNYGWQVSEHHIDMNRPVESTTARLNKFCQLASDDVLLVVYYHGHGSLDEDNELVFSSHDHPENSEWAKKAAADLYSELLSRQNGGHGQNKAAFEALMKKYERYRPISHLPWSTLRQPLLTCPSDVLFILDCCAAGGANLPSSSIPQSNTYTKHLFAACGFESSTSDDMTATLCNILDDNAAQGANKTVLTTKRLHQLIEESLQKKNNGVGTSQPIFKQLLPLDPERKIHLPNLGNHPKGRGRRSRRGSQSHANMKMVAVNRRGSEESMNGMMVHGVHHGMGMVRREGSVRGYVLA; translated from the exons ATGACGAGGCACCACCGTCACTACCGTGAAGGCGGCCGAGATCAAGAGCCCTACGAATACGGCTGGGatcccatctccatccctGGCGCCGCTCTCCCCCCAGTCCCAGTTgacatccccatccccgcccccgccccctcaccaccaggtTCCCTCGTCTCATTCACCCCACCTCATCGTGACCACGCCGATCACCCCgacagcaggagcaggagcaggagcaggagcaggagcaggagcaagagcaagagcagcaggagaagaggatTCTCGCCAAcaccttccaccacccctcccaatccGCGCCCAGTATCGCGCCGATCCGTGACTGGCAGGTCCATGATTGGAATGCCGACTGCAGCTACCGTCATCGGCTCTGGATACCGGGAAAAGGGCTGGGATTATGATGAAGTAGACACCCCAAGGACACCCCGTCAGCGACACAGGGATTTTGAAAAAGGTGGTTATTTTGAAGACAGGGGCACGGCAAATCTGAAGTCGAGGTGGGACAGGACATCACAACTGCACTCTGCTGTCTTGATACCACCGCCCTCGTCGGGATATCGCCATGCCAGGTCCAGATCTCTTTCCATATCACGAACCTCACCATCAAGCAGCGTCAGTTCCTCCCCTGAGTTCTTTGGGATAGGGGGTTTTCCTCCCATCAAAACAAGTGAGCATCGCCATCGCAAGGACAAcaaacaccacaaccaccatgcCCCGTCAAAAAAGCACCATCCTCGCTCgtcacaaccacaaccttGGTATCAGCATGATGTCGCCAGTCATTCCTCTCCCCGCGTTGCCCTTGCAGAGGCAGGTTGGCCTCTGACAACTTCACGGCCTGTGTCACGGTCACCGCCGACTCACGAGCCATACGTGCAAGAGTATTCTCGGTATGGACATCATGGCAGCGCTGGGCAGAACGGGAGTCGAGAGTATCGCCCCCAACATTTCGGCGGATACGTTGCCGTTGATAATCTCCATCATTTCCCTGAAAAAAACGACCTCCGGATGGGCCTTCAACGGATGGGTCTCGCGAGCACATCCGCCTTGACCGAACCCAACACAAACCGCACCAGACGTAAAGTGACGGGGACTgcaaggaaaagaagcgaATCTTCCAGTCGCGTGGCGGAGACTGATGACGGTGTCCGTGAACGACTCCCACCCACCGG ACAACAATACAAAGAGGTCCACTGCCTTATTCTCACCTGGTCCTTTCATGACCTCCGAGCAGAGGATTACATGGCCCCGCCAGCAGCTGATTATATCTCCCTCGAAGACGAGAGCGAGCGCTTGATCAAAACCCTCAAGAACTACGGCTGGCAAGTCTCCGAGCACCATATCGACATGAACCGGCCCGTCGaaagcaccaccgccagacTCAACAAGTTCTGTCAGCTGGCCTCGGACGAtgtcttgttggtggtgtacTACCACGGCCATGGTTCCCTTGACGAGGACAATGAACTCGTCTTTAGCAGCCACGACCACCCGGAAAACTCCGAGTGGGCCAAGAAAGCAGCTGCTGACTTGTACTCTGAGCTGCTATCTCGCCAGAACGGAGGACACGGGCAGAACAAGGCGGCATTTGAAGCCTTGATGAAGAAGTA CGAGCGCTACCGCCCTATATCGCACCTCCCCTGGTCCACCctccgccaacctctcctcacCTGCCCCTCGGacgtcctcttcatcctaGACTGCTGCGCCGCCGGCGGAGCCAAcctcccttcctcttccatccCCCAGTCCAACACCTACACCAAACACCTCTTTGCCGCCTGCGGCTTCGAGTCCTCGACGTCCGATGACATGACCGCAACCTTGTGCAACATCCTGGATGACAACGCTGCGCAGGGCGCCAACAAGACTGTTCTGACGACAAAGAGACTGCATCAATTGATAGAGGAAAGCCTccaaaagaagaacaacGGGGTGGGGACCAGCCAGCCGATTTTCAAACAGCTGCTGCCGTTGGATCCGGAAAGGAAGATACACTTGCCTAATCTGGGGAACCACCcgaaggggagagggagacggagcaggagggggagtcAGAGCCATGCGAATATGAAGATGGTGGCGGTGAATAGGAGGGGGAGCGAGGAGAGTATGAATGGGATGATGGTTCATGGGGTTCATcatgggatgggaatggtgaggagggaggggagcgTGAGGGGGTATGTTCTTGCTTGA
- a CDS encoding uncharacterized protein (EggNog:ENOG503PCDI; COG:E) — protein sequence MSPCEPLPATKASHSDVSRVLSDDFGVTSNAFLPEQQPLSRLPDQYYAPWETIVSSLSCHIQQQTLRQEVDRLPVLSTDRLASEAEWRRAYVVLGFLTHAYVWGGDVASEILPPPITVPLLSVSRHLSLPPVATYAAVNLWNFSSVSPTSDLADLDSLTALHTFTGTQDESWFYMVSVAMEARGGPIIPVMLSALSALQHHDLPAATEAINEITSCIHKLGILLDRMDERCDPEVFYHQIRPFLAGSKNMAGAGLPNGVFYDEGQDGKGEWRQYRGGSNGQSSLIQLFDLVLGVEHVAQGNASPDSYSREKKMESFHREVRGYMPEPHRRLLEFVEGRYPGGLRKGVEDLLVTPSTEGNDGERRELREAFTTATKALAEFRNKHLQIVTRYIVIPSRKENKAKGSNLATASSRLAGDDDKKLTGTGGTALLPFLKQSRDETFRAGDFSR from the exons ATGTCACCCTGCGAGCCACTGCCTGCCACCAAGGCTAGTCACAGTGATGTTTCTCGCGTCCTATCAGACGACTTTGGTGTCACATCCAATGCTTTCCTTccagaacaacaacctcTCTCGAGGCTTCCAGATCAATACTATGCCCCCTGGGAAACCATTgtctcttctctttcctgCCACATTCAACAACAGACTCTCCGCCAGGAGGTAGACAGATTGCCAGTCCTATCAACAGACCGTCTGGCCTCAGAAGCCGAATGGAGACGAGCCTATGTTGTCTTGGGCTTCCTCACACATGCTTACGTCTGGGGAGGTGACGTTGCTTCCGAG ATACTCCCCCCACCCATAACtgtccctctcctctccgtTTCCAGACACCTCTCTCTTCCCCCAGTAGCCACCTATGCCGCGGTCAACCTCTGGAACTTTTCTTCGGTATCTCCAACATCCGACCTCGCTGACCTCGACTCCCTCACCGCACTCCACACCTTCACCGGCACTCAAGATGAGTCCTGGTTCTACATGGTCAGCGTCGCCATGGAGGCCCGAGGCGGTCCCATCATCCCCGTCATGCTCTCCGCCCTATCtgccctccaacaccacgaccttcccgccgccaccgaggCCATCAACGAAATCACCTCCTGCATCCACAAGCTGGGGATATTGCTCGACAGGATGGACGAAAGGTGCGACCCAGAAGTGTTTTACCATCAGATCCGCCCTTTCCTAGCAGGCAGCAAGAACATGGCCGGGGCCGGGCTGCCAAACGGCGTGTTCTATGACGAAGGACAAGACGGCAAGGGAGAATGGAGACAGtaccgaggaggaagcaACGGCCAAAGCTCGCTCATCCAGCTATTTGACCTCGTGCTGGGAGTTGAGCACGTCGCGCAGGGTAATGCGAGTCCGGACTCGTACTcgcgggagaagaagatggagagtTTCCACAGGGAGGTTAGAGGGTACATGCCGGAGCCGCACAGGAGGCTTCTTGAGTTTGTTGAGGGGCGGTATCCAGGAGGATTGAGGAAAGGTGTGGAGGATTTGTTGGTGACACCAAGCACAGAGGGAAACGACGGTGAGAGAagggagttgagggaggcgttCACGACGGCGACCAAGGCGCTGGCCGAGTTTAGGAATAAGCACTTGCAGATTGTGACGCGATATATCGTGATCCCCTCGAGGAAGGAGAACAAGGCCAAGGGAAGTAACTTGGCGACGGCGTCATCGAGGCTggcgggggatgatgatAAGAAGCTGACGGGGACAGGGGGGACTGCACTATTGCCGTTCCTGAAGCAATCACGGGATGAAACGTTTCGCGCGGGGGATTTTTCGCGATGA